In the Ranitomeya imitator isolate aRanImi1 chromosome 2, aRanImi1.pri, whole genome shotgun sequence genome, GGTCTAAATTCTTGGCTCATGTGCTCCCATCTCCTCTAACCACATCTGTGCCCCTTCCCTCAGTTGGATTATAGGGACCCTCACAGAATGAGTACAGGAGCCACAGGCCGAGTTGAATGGTCTTTATTGAGGGCCATGCGCTGCCCCCGGACAGAACGTCACTCACGATACATGACGTGAACCACCAGCCGCATCTTCTagtacaaaaaagaaaataaactAAAACGTCTTCAGGAATGTCAAGAAACAGTCAACTTAAATAGTGAAAAGTGCACTACGGGGGGCAACGGTGCCTCCTCCGGGGTCCTGCACAGACTTAAATAACtgcctgtccaaaaaaaaaaaaaatatatatttactgaGCAAGTATGAAAACCAAGAAATTAAAAACCAAAGTGGAGCCTGCGGCGCCTCACTGAGGGTAGGCCCCCGCCATGGCATATCCCAGCATGGAGGGAGCGGCTGCAGTGGCCGTTGCTGTGGTCGGGTAGGCGTATGCTTGCTGGGCCATGCCATTCTGCATGGCGGCTGCGTACTGTTGGGTGGCGTCGTAGCCATTCTGGTAGGTGCCGTTCTGCTGGTATGCTGCTGCGCCGTACATGTAGGAGTTTCCGTTATATGACTGTGCCCCAAAGCCGTTCTGGGGTTTGTTTCCGAAGTCTCTCTTGGCACCGAACCCTCGGTTGTAGTTGTCCCTGTCCCCCCAGCCCCTCTTGCCTGAAGAAAAGCGGTCACGACGGTCGTTCATTCCTCCTCTGCCTCTGAAGCGTCCTGCGGAGGAAGCAAGAGATGGTTAACACCCTGGAGCAAAGGGGGACCCCGAGACGGCTGGTAAGATCCCCAGAGCAAAGAGCACCCCGAGACTGCTGTCAAATCCCCCAGAGCAAAGGGGACCCCGAAGACAGATGCTCAGATCCCCAGAGCAGAAGGGACTGAGATTGCTGGTTAGATCCCCCAGAGCAAAGTGGGACCCTCGAGATGGACAGTCAGAGTCCACCAGAGGGGAACCCACAAGGTCATCTCCACACTACTGGTGTGGAAGTGTGTGGAGGATAGACCTGGACATAGAGGTCCAGCACTGCCGTCAACATTGAGCTCTGGCCTTACCTCTGTCTTCCACCAGCTGCAGCAGCTTGGGGTTGATGGTCTGGTTGGCTTCACGGAGCACAGAGATCAGGTCGTTGACTTGTTTCATGTTGTTGGGGGTAAAGAAAGTGTAGGCTGTGCCAGTCTTGCTGCTGCGGGCTGTCCTGCCAATGCGGTGGATGTAGTCCTCAGAGGAGTTGGGGTAGTCATAATTGATGACAAATTTCACGTCTTCGACATCTGTAAAGTGCCGCAATGTGGCGGATGGGAAGGAGCAAGACCACCACAACAGCCAGACCAGAAACACAAGTTAGAGGGGGCATGGGAGAGAGGAGGAGAGGGCTGGAAGGAAGAAACGTTACGGAAGGACACGTACACTGTGCAGCATCACCCGACACTCCTTACCCGACTCCCCTAACCAATATCAAGTGATGTCTGACAGCTTCTTCGCAGGCGGACAGCCACCAAACGTGGCGGCAGCCTCACTCATCAGAAGCTTGCCCTCTTGCCAAGACCCAACCACCACGACTCCCCTCAGGTCAGTAATATCAGGGATTATTACAGGAAACTTTTCGTTTTTTTGGAGGTGCACATGTCTCGGCAAGAGCTCCCAAGAAGCCAGGGTTCACTTGAGAAATACCTTGCCCCAGGCAGGTCTGGACATGACGACTACGCTACAGGCGAGGGAGGATGGTGAACTACATGTGCCAGCACTCACCAATCGTGTCTACAAAAGGCTTAGAACCGAGAAACAAAAACATCACCAAAAGGAAACGGCTCTCCCCCCGGCGGATCGTGGCGCCATCCTCGCTGAAATGCGCCTCATCGCGGACGAGAAACAGCGCTGAACAGCGGAGAGCATGGGATGGCGGCTTATTTACAGTCTCTGCCTTTTGAAGATTACTGGCACACGATGAGCGGCAATTTATCCACCTTTCTACTCGACTGGGGCAGCCAGCCGATCTATCCTCCGTCCCCCTCGAGTCCTCCGGTTGTCATGCCTAGCCATGCCATAAGACCGCACCTTGTGAGAAACAAAACTCAAGAATTCACAGGTTAAAGAAAGCAGACGACACTttctttaaggaaaaaaaaaagtaatggtaCACGAGGAACTGTGCAGAGCATGTGACAccacagggggcgctatactgACCTAGGCCTCGGGAAGCAACGTCTGTGGCAATGAGGATGGGGGACTTGCCGTGCTTAAACTCTGCAAAGAATAAGAGGGAAACCATGAGGAGCCAGAAGTACAGGCAAAACCCCAGGAGAGAGAAGAGCGCCATTGAGACCCCCACTCCACCCTCAGAATCAGTTGAAAGGACCCCACCATGGAAAAGGCAGTGGAACCCCCACCCTACcaagagaaaacaaaaaaaaaaaaaaaaaaaaaaaaaaaaacaggcccactACTCCCAGAAAGAGCAGCTGGCTACTCACCGTTCAGCACCCAGTCACGCTCCTGCTGGCTTTTGTCACCATGAATGCCCATGGCGGGCCACCTGTAGAACAAGACACTGGTCAGTACGGGCTCAGCCTTAAGACCCCACTATGTTATAGCTCCTTGCGTTAttcccccagagctgcgctcactgttctgCTTACCCGTCTCTACGTAGCTTCCGGGTGAGGTCATCACATCGCCGCTTTGTCTCCACGAACACTATGGTCTTGTTCTCCTTCTCACTCATGATTTCTTCCATCAGCCGGACGAGCCTGCGGGGAAGCGGTGGGGTTAGCGGTGTGTGCATGGGGCATTATTACTGCTTGGCACGTGGCGGTCACTCACTTTTCGTCCTTCTCGCAGTCGTTGCACACGTCCACTATCTGCAGGATGTTGTGGTTGGCGCTCAGCTCCAGGGCACCGATGTTGATGTGGACATAGTCCTTCAGGAAGTCCTCTGCCAGCTGGCGCACCTCTTTGGGCCATGTGGCGCTCCACATCAGGGTCTGTCTGTCAGGCTGCAGAGGGAGCGACTGGTTAGATCTGCACAGCAATGCCCCAGACCCCCGATAGGCAGTGCACCAAGGCCTCACTCACCCTGATCTGGTCCACGATCTTGCGGATTTGCGGCTCGAAGCCCATGTCCAGCATGCGGTCAGCCTCATCCAGCACCAGGTAGGTGCAGCGGTTTAGGTTAGTCTTTCCGGCCTCCAGGAAGTCAATGAGCCGGCCAGGGGTGGCGATGCAGATCTCTACACCTGAGGGGCATCAGATGGCATTAGCCAGGGAGGCAGACGGCCCAACCCCCCTGCCCAATGGGGGCAACACTCACCTCTCTCCAGGTCACGCAGCTGTGGTCCCTTGGGGGCCCCACCATAGATGCAAGTTGACTTCAGGCGGCACGCCCTGCCGTATTCTGCCGCCACctgctgcacctgctgtgccagctCTCGGGTAGGCGCCAGCACCAGGAGCTGTGGAGGACATGGGTTATAGGGACAATAGGCGGAGGACAGGGGTCTCTACAGGCACCCCTTACTCAGCAGGTACTTACGATTGGCCCGTCTCCCCTCTGTAGGAATGGCTGGTGGTTGATGTGCACGATGCCAGGGAGCAGGTACTGTGGCAAGAAGAGGTATGTATTAGAGCCCAGACCCTGGGGGTCACTAACCCACCTCCCCCCACCCAGAGCGTCACCAGCCCCCACTTACCGACAGAGTCTTCCCAGATCCAGTCATTGCAACGCCAACCATGTCCAAGCCGCTGAGGGCCACCGGCCAGCCCTGGCTCTGGATGGGGGTCGGCTCTGTGAAGTTCTGGCGCTTCACCACCTCCATGATACTGTCTGTAAGGGAGAAGAGGAGAGTGAGAAAAGGAGCAAGAGGCTAACGAGAGTGAGAAAAGGAGCAAGAAGGAGAGAGCAGCAGAGAAAAGGAGCAAGAAGAGCAAGCGATAGAAGAGTGAGGAAAGGAGCAAGAAGAGCGAGCAAAAGGAGGAAAGGAGCAAGAAGAGCGAGCAGCAGAGAGAAAAAGAGCAAGAAGAGCGAGCGGCAGAGAAGAGTGAGGAAAGGAGCAAGAAGAGCAAGCGGCAGAAGAGGAAAGGAGCAAGGGGAGAGCAGCAGATATGGGCACAGACCTGTGAAGTTGGCCTCGTGGAACTGCAGGATGGGTTTGGGGCAGTTGTGGCCACGGACGGTGATCTCTTTACTCCTGCGATATTGCTCGCATTCTTGCTGCAGGGAAGAGAGCACATGATTAGTAGGTGGCACAGATGAGACAAGATGGCAGCACAGGCAGCCCTCCCCCACTTACCGGAGTGCGGAGCGCCACTTCTGGAGTCTCCTGGTAGAAATTCTTCTCGAACTTTGGCAGCTGCTCCAGGTTCCATTTCTTCTTCACCAGCCTCTCACCTGGGTTCCCAAACTTTCCTGATGGTCCTCTGTTCCCTCCAAAGCGCATTCCTCCACCGAACCTGAGGAAGCAGGAGAGGTGAGCAAGCAGTGTCTGCACTCACAGCTACAAACCCCCAGCTGTGTCACTGGTCCATCACACAGATGAAATGTCAGGGTCATCAAGGGATCATGGGAATTGGTCCTGTCAGTCTAATCTGACCTCTGAAAGGGGTCCCACACTGGAGTGGGGACCACCAGGAAGGTCATCTGTGGACTTCACAGGTGTATGATAAAGGGACAAGAGGCTGTTCTACAAATAATTGGGCTAGGGTAAGAACTGAGCAGGAACAGACAGTGATGGGAAACAGGGTGTTTATCAATAGAACACTGTCACCATGGAGACCTGCagcgtcagtattgggccctctaaaatttactaatgaccttgtaggggcagaTACTGAACCCTGCAGAGTGATCAcaggagggcgacattaccagggtATATGGGAGCGGGGGGCTCAGGCACTGGGTGCATGGGAACCTCCACCTCACACCCGAGAACCTGAGCGCAGGGGCTGATAACCGCAGGTAATAGAGGAAACAAGCTGTCTGCTCCTAGAGGCAACAGGAAAAGGCAGCGAGACAACAGGGAGGACGCAGAGATGAGGCAAGACAGACAAAGCGAGACAGAGACCGCTTCCTGGAAAACAGACCGCAGATACTGGGAAACAGACGTCAGAGACGAAGGGACAGTAACACCGACCGCAGGCTACAGCGGGGGAGGGGAATgtgtattactccctgttatcagccattactgggggggtgaCTGATAACTGGGAGTAATAGCTtgcagtctcctgtcctacagtcacctccacCAGTAATGGCTTACAATTTTACAGGGAGTAAGATTGTAGGCTCCCGTCctacagccattactgggggagactaTAGGACAGCAGCCTACAAGCTAttactctgttatcagccattacttggGGAGGAGACTATAGGACAGGAAcctacaagctattactccctgttaccagccattactgggggaggtgactgtaggacaggagcctacaagctattactccctgttatcagccattactggggaggcgactataggacaggagcctacaagctattactccctgttaccaGCCATTACTGGGAGAGGTGACtataggacaggagcctacaagctattactccgttaccagccattactgggagaggagactgtaggacaggagcctacaatctataaCTCCCTGTTACCAGCCATTACTGGGTGgatgactgtaggacaggagcctgcaatctattactccctgttaccagccattactgggggaggagactgtaggacagcagcctacaagctattactccctgttaccagccattactgggagaggtgactgtaggacaggagcctgcAATCTATtaccagccattactgggggaggagactgtaggacaggagcctgcaatctattactccctgttaccaGCCATTACTGGGCTAGGAGcctacaagctattactccctgttatcagccattactgggtggATGACactaggacaggagcctacaagctattactccctgttatcagccattactgggctaGGAGcctacaagctattactccctgttatcagccattactgggtggATGACactaggacaggagcctacaagctattactccctgttagccATTACTGGGctaggagcctacaatctattgcTCCCATTATCAGCCACGTGCAGGCAGTGAGGGGTTAGCCTCCCCGGAGATGACTGATGATTACACAAGGCCTGCGGTGACGTCAGTGATGAGTCACGTGGCCGGCTTCCCCTCGCGGTGGTGCCGGCTGTTCCCGGGCTCCTCCCGCCGTCAGGGCCGCTGCTCTCGGTGTCTCCGCCGGTCACTGAAGCCGCTCTGCTCTTTCCTTGCGGCCTCCAGTATATACGGCACGTGCGGAGCCACCCGGTCATTAGGGTAGCTCGCCTGTATGCAGCACGTGCCGCCCCTCCCCCGGCACCGCCGCCATTTTGAGCGCAGACAAAGAGCCGGCATTTTGTATATTTCCGCTGCCGCATGGTGGAGCGTCCGCCACTAACGGCCAGGGGCGCCCGGAGCCGTGACCGAGCACGGAACACGTCAGTAACACTAACACACACACGGTACAAGGTTcccgccagaaaaaaaaaaaaaaaaacgtcataGTCCAAAATGTCACGTAGGAGGCCGCGCAGGCGGCGGAACACTCACCCTCTGTCGCGGCCGCGGTCTCTGTCGTTGAAGCCTGGCATGTCTCCGATGTGTCGCAGGTAAGCTCGGTCCGGGCTGCGGATGTGCGGGGAGATGTTCACTCCGCGGATGCCGGTTATAAAGGGAGAGAAAAGCCGGGGAGCCACGCCTACAATGCAGCGCCGACGTACCAGATCCCTCCGCCGATGACGTGCGCAAAAAcagctccgcccaccggcgccatcttactTATGGGCAACCACCTTCTGCTCCGTCTCCCTTCGCCAGAAAACTGCAGAGGATTGTAAAACAGCTCCGCGGGCGAGAAAGGCGGCGATGCTCCCGGGACCCGATACCGCGTTACTGCAGGAGTGAAGGAGGAAGGCAGAAAAGCGCTGCCCGCAGTAAAGATGGCGGCGGAAAAGCGCGCCGCAGCCTGGTGGGCGGAGCAACGGGAGCCGGGCGGGGTATAAAAAGAAGAGCGAACGGAAACGGAGGGAgagagtgagtgtgtgagtgtgtgagtgtgtgagtgtgtgagtgtgtgagtgtgtgagtgtgtgagtgtgtgagtgtgtgagttctCATACACATTGATCTTATCTGACCGGCCGGGTGTCGCCGCCTGCGCCCGCCGCCGG is a window encoding:
- the DDX5 gene encoding probable ATP-dependent RNA helicase DDX5 → MPGFNDRDRGRDRGFGGGMRFGGNRGPSGKFGNPGERLVKKKWNLEQLPKFEKNFYQETPEVALRTPQECEQYRRSKEITVRGHNCPKPILQFHEANFTDSIMEVVKRQNFTEPTPIQSQGWPVALSGLDMVGVAMTGSGKTLSYLLPGIVHINHQPFLQRGDGPILLVLAPTRELAQQVQQVAAEYGRACRLKSTCIYGGAPKGPQLRDLERGVEICIATPGRLIDFLEAGKTNLNRCTYLVLDEADRMLDMGFEPQIRKIVDQIRPDRQTLMWSATWPKEVRQLAEDFLKDYVHINIGALELSANHNILQIVDVCNDCEKDEKLVRLMEEIMSEKENKTIVFVETKRRCDDLTRKLRRDGWPAMGIHGDKSQQERDWVLNEFKHGKSPILIATDVASRGLDVEDVKFVINYDYPNSSEDYIHRIGRTARSSKTGTAYTFFTPNNMKQVNDLISVLREANQTINPKLLQLVEDRGRFRGRGGMNDRRDRFSSGKRGWGDRDNYNRGFGAKRDFGNKPQNGFGAQSYNGNSYMYGAAAYQQNGTYQNGYDATQQYAAAMQNGMAQQAYAYPTTATATAAAPSMLGYAMAGAYPQ